ggactactctcatctaccgaggttgataaatcccatcttagtgcgatctagttcctacaatgaatatgctacagccaacatacacctcagggttctgaatggctaggagaccgagttatggtgtagtcaaactataacacactcaaggtgaactgtcgatgcacctcaggtcaaagaactagatacacaattgcagcatcgagctagtcatcgacgagaaggtagacttccttataacttctcgaggtggtcacgctcagtactctcgttctcaacgaatacctgtactctcgctccggtgtctccacaccgtagactcaagacacatctaccctaaggaagcgatcgtacaccaaccttccggatcgatcatcatcctcgtgatgatcctatggtcaggaactgtttatgagttatataaattcatgacttaaattttcaactcttgaaaatatgaattgacattcctactaagtcaaaggatgtatcatagatacaatatacacaatgtgatagaagaataacccatttattgatttatagtcaaaattataaatttgcccttagatttgtacagaaatgtgtcagccaatctggcatctagggcacacatctaacagtattttaatataaataatttagaaGCACTTAAACCAATTGAAtcttaattcaaatttattttaagatGTGTATGTCATGAACAATGGTCTGGACCCAAAGGATTGTACTTTGGGATGGAGAGAGTAGGTGCATGCCATAAGCGTGGATGCATGTTAATAAGTATGGTACATACCTGCACAATACCAACTCTTGGATGGTGGTGCATACTGGCACCGTACTGTGCACAAATCTGAggcattttgttttctttttggttttcaatttatttttgggGTTTTGATATGTATTATGTATATTAAGtcaatcttttctttttgttttgtttttttgttttgcaATGTGTAGAGATTGAATTGATGTTCCTCTAATTGCCTAATTGACAGTTGTTGTATTGTAGCACACTTAACTATGAGAATGAATTGCCTCTAACACAAGGAATGACTTTGTTTTCTTTCTCCCTGTCACTCATGGTCAAAACTCATAACTATTTAGCCAAATGGATGGAAAGTCCAGAGGATTTGTGGCATTTGTTTTTCATCAAATTTCCAAATTtctatttttgaataattttagcATGTTTCGTTTCATTATTGAGTCGGATAATTCTATTTCTAGTATGCTTCTGTCTCAGTTTTGATGCCTATTCCATTTGTCTTTCACACTTCACTCTATGTCGGCCAACATGGTGCTCCAAGTCCAACTTTAAAAGTTTGTCATGTTGACTTGGATGAGCTTGGTACCATCTTGTTCTACTCAAAACCAATCAGGACCACCAGTTTGTCCTATTCCCTTGCATCAGAAACATTAAAAAAACTGTCATCCCAATTGGAGCAGGCTTTATATTGGCCATATTGGCCTTGGTACCAATAGCATGGTCAGTATGTCTCGATTTTGCTTGTTTTGGTGACTGACACCTATCCTTGTGCTGTTTCCATGCTGGACTGGTATGATAACAATGTTACCATCCCATTTCAAAGTATTTAAATCCATGGTATATAAGCATCTAAAGAAATTAATGCTCAATGTGTCTCATAAGAACGATATGATGGTAGGGACTAAAATCCAAGAGTTAAGCCACATAATCTAAAAAACTGTCATGAATTAGGCTATAGCATGTTGTAGTCAACCCATAGATTAAACATGATTTGCAGTCAGATTTGATCTACAAAAGTGCAAATTCATACAGATCATAATTCACGAGCATTCATGTTTCACATTATGTTCTTTCCAAGGAACATTTATGTCTCGGCTTTCGTTGCTGCCTCTTCTGCTTAGTAATATGGCTTAGCTAGTGCACTAAAAGCAAATCATGAATGAAAGAAACTATTCTGATTCTTAGACTTATGTTTGGTAAAAAGCCAAGTTGAGGTTGAGGAATATTGCAGCTTTTTCTGCAGAATGTTTATGCACTTTTCCTCACAAAGTCACCTTATTGTTTACTAGAGATCGAATtaagttaattttattttaacgAGAAAGACTACGGGAAGTTTTATGGCAGGCAAGGTCTTTTAAAGCTGAAATATCTCTTATCTCGGTGGGCTATTGAGACTGAGATATAATGAGATCCTGAATAATCTCGAGTGATATGGAAGGTGGGAAAATTTGGAAAGAACTGATATGTTTATATCACATCAGCAGATATGTTCAGATTTATCGGTTTATTTTGGCTGAGATAATAGTGGCTGAGAAACTCTATGTATCATATTGTGGGGGGGGGTCCCTGATATTGATACTGGCAGAGATCTTAGCCAATATCTCAAGTGAGATGAAACCCGTGGTGGCAGGAAGGTCATACCTAGGGAGTTTCTGCTGTTTCTTCAGCACTAATAATTGATACCAGAGCCCTAACAAGAGAATATATATTGTATAATGTAGTTTttggcaaggttttaaatcccgtgggatgggGCTGCCTTAGTTTTTCTTGAAATGAGATACACCGCCGTCCCATCTCGTCCCGATAATTGGGACAGAGGATGTCCCAAGACATCTTGATCAAGATGCTAGAACACTAGCAGGATAGCCCTGTCTTGACACATGGGATAGTAGCCCATCCCGGTTTCCCGTGGAACATCCCACTGGGACATGAATCCTTGGTTTTTGGCTTTTTGCATTATAATTAAACTTGATATTCCTATCACACAATAAGACACCTGATTAAGTGATTATACTGAAGATATTTTCTGATCAGTATATCTCAGGAGTTCCTTTTATCTTTCTAAAGATTTCCGTATCCTCGGACTGTACATGTTCGCTCTTGCTTTGTGCTTCTAACAGGTGTGATGTTAGATATGATTGATGAATAAATGATGAGTACATGGAGGAGCTTACAAATAATGAGAAATGTTTGAGATGCAGTTTCTTAACAGGTGTGATGTTAGATATGATTGATGAAGAAGTGATGAGTATGTGGAGGAGCTTACAAATAATGAGAAATGTTTGAGATGCAATTTCTGGAAGACCACGTTATCTAAAGAAAGGGAACATTAGGTGGTGGCATACAGAGGAGAAGCTAAGAACCAAAGCAGGACTAGATGTCTTCTAGTCACTTATCTTCTAAATCACTTATAAATAATGTAAAATTAGAAGGCAAGAACTAGAAATCAGTTAATCTTTTTCAATGGAGTCTAGTTGTAGTTTAACTGGTAAACAGAAATTCTGGATTAATGCTGAAGTTGCTAGTCTAGTGTAATTTCTGAAGTTGAGGAAGTGCAGGACTTTGATGAAGATGGTCAGTTGGAATCATAAGAATCACTGAGTAGAAGTAACTTATGGTATGTCTGATGAAAATCTGAGAGTTGCAAATGGAGTAGTGAGAATGTGAGAAGGTAGATGATAAACTGCTACTGTCAAATCCTAGCTGCATATGCTAGATTCTGAAAACTGATTTCTTTAACCTGTTGTGAGTGGGGGAGGATTTTCTGTAAAGGAGTTTTTTGTATGGAAATGCTAACAAACAATTATGTTTTATGACTCTTAATTTAACAATGCCAGTCCCAACTGGATCCAGATATAAGCTTACCTTTTCATTCCCCTTGCCTCTGATGTGGTCACATGAATGAAAAATCATCATTCTTTATGGTTACCATACAGCTTATGACACACTTCACTGTTGAACTTGTCAGGCAAATAAATTGTTGGTAGGCCAGGCTAGATCTAGTGcagaccatatatatatatatattttttttgtagtgaGTGTAGATTTTGCAAGCTGAAGCTAGCCCACCTACTAAATGTCTAGAGTTGGTCGtgctgctaaaatttctgttcttcCAAGATTGGGTGATGGAAGTTGAATTGGGTGCTAAACTGATTCTAACCACAAAACAAGTTATTTAGTTATCATCTTACAATGCCAAAGAATCTGCACGGGTGTTGAAAGGACATAAATTTTCCTTCCTGTGCATGATGTGCCGGTAAGGTCTTTTCTGATTTCCTCCACTACTTTTTAAATGTGTTAGCCATCATCATCAATATAGAAGTTTTGTCCTTCATTTTGAGACCCTAGCTCAACCCTTTCAAAGAGGTTGTAATAGTGACCGCAATTCAGATATGGGAGAACTCTCCCATAATGTCAAATCTCCCTTCTCTCACAGTTTAAGGGTGGGAAAGGAGAACTAAGGTGTAACTGTTATCTTCTTGACAAATTCATATCTCATTGAAATTCTGGGAGAAGGAAAAACATTTTAGGCTCCCTTAATCCAGAGCAATACTAATTCTTTATTGCAGCGAGCTGATGGTTTCAAGAAAGGTCAATGTTGAATGCATGGGATATCTGTCAAGGAACAGGGAGGATGTGTCATAGAATATTTCATCCTTCTTACATGGAAAATAGGTCTGTTTAATGATCTGAAATTGgatttagatttttaatagaATAACTAGCAGTGAATTGCATGGATTAAAGTGTCATTGATGTCAGTTTGCATGGATTGGCATGTAAGATGCCGGTGCTATGCTGGCACATACCTGTGCATGCTAGCACTGACATGGCTGCATGCCGTGCACTGGTGCATGCCAAGAACTGACATGGCACAACAATGAATGGAATGTGTCATGCTAGTGATAGGCCATTACATAAAACCTTAGTGGTGTATGTAAAGCTAGAGATTGGTTGAGAGTTATGTGGTGAAGAGAATAGACAATGAGGAAAATACACACAAATACAGTGAGATGTCCGTCTTTAGGAATATGAATTGGCATTGATAACGAGTATGGTTGTGGGGGAAAATAGAGTAGTTGAATGTAGATAATTATAAGATCAGAAAATAGAATAACTGTTTTATGACATTGAGAAGATAAGGAATAAATGAAAGAATAGGAGAGATCAGGTCAATTAATCTGGAAGGTGAGGTCAGTTTAAAATGAGAAATAGTattaaattttatgctgaaatggATAAAATGATATATGAACTAACTTGCAAGGGAAGCTGAGAATCCTGAGTGGAGATCTGAATTTTAGGATTTTGACATGGATGTCAAAAAAAGGGCATTTACGGACCTTGCCTTTGATTTGATGAAAAATATGACAAAAAAATTTACTAGTCATAGGAATCCTTCTCGCGAGCCTTTGTTATCCTGCAACAACTTGCTAGCTCTCATGCCCTACGAACATCATGCTAATGTGTGTGCATATAAAGCAGTTTCATGTTCCTTCTTTTTCCCTAATTAGTGGTTGTGACTGCCAGCCAGATGATTCTCGTCTAAACCGTCTAGTTACTTCTACCAACTACTTGCTAGGGCCTTTACTATATTAATATCATGTTAGAACTAATGCATATTAAGAAAttgcatactagatgcaaattaAGTTTTTCACCATTCTTTTATTTTATGCGGGGTAGGGATCACACATATGTGCCCTGCAATCCCTGTTTTGTGCTCACCATTCTTTGACATGACAAAAGCCATGTTGTAAATCTTCGATTGGCGATGAGCACACTCTTAAATAGTCAACTATTATGGTGGAAATTAAAATGGATTGCTTACTAGAGTGGAATGTGCCAACTAGTGCGGCTGTTAAAGTCATTGGAAAGTTGCAGACCAATAACTTGGGTTTGGGTCGTGCCTTCACCCCTGTTTCTGCTGGTTTTCTTTCCCTCCTAGTTCtcagaaaaaaaaaggattatATATCTgagtgatcttttttttttttggagaaataaGGACTTATTATAACGTTATTTTGGaaccaatttgattgatgattgattaaaATGACATAATAAAGAGTAAGCTTTTTTTTCCCTGTTTTAGTTCATCGTAATATCTCAGTATGAACCTATGTTGCCTAATTCGTTTGGTGCAGGTTCAGATTTGAAATTCTATAGTGGTTATCCATCAATGAATCTGATTCATTAGGTATAGGATTAAAAAAGAAATTCTTTAAGTATTAGAACGTGTATGTTAACTTTGATTATAATGGACAGATTTTGGGACTcctttgattaaattaataaaaaaagtaGTGCATATTGTAGAggataaaatttatatatcattCTGTTTTATATAGGACTCATATGCGTCTATATTCAAAGAAAATTTTACTTGTGAAATTTACAAACTTTTCCAACTTGCTTCGCCATGTTGCCTAAATGATCTCATTAATTTATTTCCAATCTTGGACTTGAGTCCTGCTTGTACTGGCTTCCACATTACAAATCCCTTGCTGTTCAAAGACTTGAAAAACCTTAATTCTGAACATCTTATTGGCTAGGGAAAAGGCTCTTCTTttatctttctctccctctctaaaTTATAGCAAACTCTATCTCGAACTGGTTTAGAATGTACCAATTTGCTAATTGCTTCTACCCCTGCGGTTAGGTAACTCCAGCACGAACCTTCAATCCAAACCAAGAAATCAATGATAGGAATTATTTGTCAAATGTTAATTGTCTTGTACATGGTTTTGCTATTACCTAATCAAGAACACTTTCTTATTAAATAATCTTCCTTcccttttcaatattttttttcttgatgaagaaacatgttttttttttttaaaaaaaatatagtcatGCAAAACTGACTGTTATATGTAaaacatttcaattttttttctttacgcTCCTTTGCAACTCCTGGCACTACTATACAAAATATTATGATTCATATGAACTTTTTCATATCATCCCATGGATTCAATCCTAAATGTAAATTTGTTATATTTCATGTCCTGTGCTCAAAGGGGTGCTAATCTTGTTTAATTGTTGGCAAATTAGGAACAAGAGACACGATATGGGTGCAGGTGGAATGGCATGATGTTGGCCCTATTTCCATGATCTAACTGATTTTGGCCCAATCCAAGCCCATAACCGTTACTTGTTGGTTTGGTTTAGACACTGTATGTAGGCCTGATTTTCTAACCTACATGGGTATGGATCCTGTAAAATGGACCTAACCAGAAATGCTTCAAGTTGATCTGATTAAACCTTACTACAAAAGTGTAAAACAGTTCGAAATGTGCGTTCCGGCTAAAAGGACAGAGCAGTTCTTAATCTTCTTGGTTCGTAAAGGCAGAACTAACTAATAACCAGTTTGTAGTGTGGGGAATAGCCCAATAACTCCAAATATTAGCTCAACATAAAGTGGAACCTGGAGATGAATGAGTTGGCTTTAGATGTGATGCAAGGTCCGATTGCAAGATGGATTAGGTTACTGTTATGCTTGACTGCATGTTGCCCTAATCCATTACACTTCAGATGAAGGGAAAAAACCACCACTCTCATTGGAATTTAGAAAGAAAAGGAAGGTGAGGGAGAGGTATCTGGAGACTACACTTCAATTTCCTCTTCTTGTTTAATGTTTATGTAATTTGTAAATAATGAAGTGGATTGGTTTTTAAGTTCATTTATATGTATCTAGGCACAAATTGATGTTATGTGCATTCAGTGTCAAAAGATTTTTGTAGAATTATTATGTGTATGTTCGTAGATTATATTCTTTTACCTAGTAAATAGTCCAGAAAGGCTaagattagtttttttttttctagatattTTTGGTTATTAACCGTGAGACCATCCTGTGTTCTCAAATCTTTTTAGATATCAAAGGTATATTCCTATTTTAAGTGCAAATACACCCCAAAGCTAGACTTTAGGTTTCGTATGGTAACCTAGTGGTGCAACGTATAAAAATAATTCTACATTCCTTCAGTGGGCATGAATATTGAACACAATGACACTCCTTCCTCTTCTCCAATAACATGAATGCTTCTTCATGGTTTAAGAGATCTTTATATTTCAAGAAGTCCATTTTCTTTCTGTCAATTGCTTAAAGAATAAAGAAGTCAAGCTTGTATTGGATCTTTAGCATGAACATGTGCTGCAATACATCAATAGGACATGTTATGCTTGCTCAAAATAATACTATTTATGTGCAAGAATTAGATAACTTTCCCAAAAAGGATCATACCAGTTTTGAAGGCAAACTATTCAATACTTGTTGGAAAACCATTTCCACAAAATAAAACTAATATAATTTCATTATTAATCATTAAATCTTAGAAAATAATGACAATAACCTAATTTATATTTCTATTGGTGAAGAACTTCGAATGTTACCTAGTGTTTGTCAAAACACCATTGACATTATGGACTTTCTGAATCCAGAGGATGGTGGAAGGTTAACAGCCAGTTGTAAGATGAAATCCATCCTATTTGTGATTGGTTGATAAGGAATCATAAAGCCAGCCCCATACAGGCTTGATGCTTATAGTTTACAAGTCAAGCTACCGAACTATGAACCATATAAAATTGAACAATAAGGCAGTAAAGTGCTTCAtgtttcaatttatttcttttaCTGTTGTGATTCTCACCTTACCATTGTACCCAGGACTAGTAGAAATAGCTATAAAAGCAACTGATATTTTGCATAATATTTTTGTCAGGCCCTTGCAAAGACTTTGACAGTAACTCAGCTTGCTTATCTGCAAGAGCAATTTGCACTTCTAGGACCAAACAAGAATGGCTACGTCTCCTTACAGAACTTAAAGACGGTAAGTTATTtccttttcatgaaatttttgcatTCCTCCCTGGAGTTACAAGATGTAAGTTTGCATTTGCAGGAATTGTTAAAATACATGACTGAGGCAATGAAGGACTCAAGAGTTCTTGACTTTGCTAACATGGTATGCATCATTACAAAACTTTATAACTTTGAGCTTCAATTCCCGCAAATCAATATTAAACCTTGCCTTTTCTTTGTATGATAAATACAGGTGAGTTCTCTTCAGTATGGAAAGTTGGATTTTGAGGAATTTGCTGCTGCAGCCATAAGTGTGTATCAGATGGAAGGTCTTGATACTTGGGAGCAACATGCTCGTCGTGCATATGAACTCTTTGAGAAGGATGGAAACAGGCCTATCATGATTGAGGAACTTGCATCGGTATGATTCAAATCGAAAAATTTTACACATCTCTGCATTGTCCATTCACAGAGTCTACATTCCATCATATATATTGAAATTCTCCTGGCGATCCATTAAGTACTTCAAGGGCACTGATGACTTCTTCTCACTAATGATCAATACTATAAGCACCATCTTCTAGTGGGCtacttttcccttttctttttgtttttgccTTTCAAATTAACCTGATGATATTTTTTGTTTACACCAGGAACTTGGCCTTAGTCCTTCAGTCCCTGTCCATGTTGTTCTGCAAGACTGGGTTAGACATTCTGATGGCAAACTAAGTTTCTTGGGATTTGTTAAACTTCTACATGGGGTTTCTTCACGGTCGATTCAAAAAGCCTAGCATTATCTGGTCTTTCATCAAGCAAGAAAGTTTGTGAGCAGCATTCAACAGCTGAATTGTGAGGCATGGAAACTGGAGCAAGCCATTCTATGCATGCTCCTAATCGGGGAAATAGAGATGGAtctaactgaatcatcatctatTCAGAGCTCCATCTCTTATTGAGATTTCAATTTTTTGTTTTGCCACATTGATGGTTAGTGTACTGTAGTTGTTTAGAGGAATGTACAGATGAGGATGGTAAGGATGGAAGGCTAAATGGAATTGAGGCTTGGACTGGGTATTTTTTTTGTCACGACCTGAAATTCAAACTTGATCAAATCTCTGGTGTGCCAGTATAATCATTCAAAATATCAACCAAATTTAAGGTCAAAACATTTTTAAAacttaagatcttcaaagaggCCACAATCCAACAGAATGTACTTTAGGCATGTCATAACTCAATATTTAAGACAATCTATTTTACGACCTATTCTCTAATATACGGTACTTTATATTTGATGATATGAATATAACGTGAAAGCTATGCTTTTGGAATCGCTTCACGAGTCATTAGATCCAGAAAGGCAACTTAAAGAAATCGAGATCGCTCCTTCAAAAGTCCAGTGGAGTCGGTCACCTATCCCTCTGGAAATGATGTAATGGACAAGGTGAGTTGCAAATCCCAGCAAGTAATCTTCTACAATAGTTCAGGAATTAGATTTGGttcattaaaataaaataaaatcaaaagtCCAAATAAAAAAAAGCACAATTATGGTGAAAGAGGCAAAACACATGATCGTTAAGAAGTGTTCAAATAATTTGCATTAGATCATTAGTCATATATATTTAGAAAGTTCGGGCAAAAGTTAATTGAATCACTTGGTAATGAAAACTTCTAGAAATTAAAATCCTTCAATCATAAAGAAATTGTTCAAAATACATTTTATATCAAACTCTGATATTTTAAGTTTCACAGTATCTTATTAGGTTCAAAAGTTAATTGAATCACTTTGGTAATAAAAACTCCTAGAAATTAAAATCCTTCAATCAGAAGAAATTGTTCAAAATACATTTTATATCAAACTCTGATATTTTAAGTTTCACAGTATCTTATGAGGTTTCACCTTTTTTTCTTGATGAAGAGGGAGGCATTACCATGCTTCTAGGTTTCACTCATACCCTGATACCAGCCTAAAAATATTCTGATACTTTAGGGCTTCACATTGTCTTACAAGGTTTTACTCGTACCCTCGAGGCCACTAGCATCTTCATTGCTAGTCTAAGTGAGAACTTATCATCTTGCTGCTTGCGAAAATGAGACTGCTCTTATTCTTAAGGGTAACTCATACTACTTGGTAAAGGATCCACATCTCATCTAGCTAGAGGTTCCTTGTTGATATCAAGTGAGGCCACTTGTACACCACTATGGCCGGGAGTCCATATAGATCTTAATTAGCAACTCAAATGAGGTTGCGGCTACTATCCAAATAGAGGTTTAGGATTGGTTCTTATCTTTTGTCCATTGTTG
Above is a genomic segment from Elaeis guineensis isolate ETL-2024a chromosome 1, EG11, whole genome shotgun sequence containing:
- the LOC140856459 gene encoding CDPK-related kinase 1-like, translating into MTEAMKDSRVLDFANMVSSLQYGKLDFEEFAAAAISVYQMEGLDTWEQHARRAYELFEKDGNRPIMIEELASELGLSPSVPVHVVLQDWVRHSDGKLSFLGFVKLLHGVSSRSIQKA